The nucleotide sequence CTGGAAAAAGTATCACAGATGCAGCGGGTCGATTACCAGGAAGCCTGGGCCTGGGTTCATTTCATGCTGAACAGCACTCCGGAAACCAGAGATACGCTGCTTGAATATCTGGCGGAGCTGAAAAGCAACGAGAAACCGGAAGTCCTAAGTGCCCGGCTCCCCCGTAATATTCCCGGCGTCGATGAACGCTTTTTGAATTATGTGGCTTCCCTGAACACCTTTCCGACCAGGTAGCCTCTGGTCTGATCCCGATTTCCTCTGGAGCACTGACAGTTTCAGCAGGCTCTGGGTTGGGTGTCATCTCCCCATCCGCTAAGATACAGCATCCAATTGCGTGCTTCAATCCTGCCCGGCAGGATCTTTTCCCACTGTTTACCGGATCAATGTAATGCTGGCCCGACTGCGCCTTCTGCTGGAACTGATTCGTTTCAGCCATACGATTTTTGCTCTCCCGTTTGCCCTCTTATCAGCGGTTCTGGCCTGGCGCGGACAGCAGGTTCGCTGGCAGGAACTGGTGGGAATTCTGCTCTGTATGTTGTTCGCCCGTTCCGCAGCCATGGCATTCAACAGGCTCGTTGACCGTGAGATCGATGCGCAAAATCCACGTACTCAAGGCCGTCATCTTCCCGCCGGTCTGATCAGTGTCCGTACCGTCACAATGTTTACGATCCTGACTTCGCTGGCATTTATCGCCTCGACACTCCTGTTTCTGCCCAATCGCTGGCCACTCTATCTTTCGATTCCCGTCCTGTTGTTTCTGCTGGGATATTCCTATGCGAAACGCTTCACGATCTTCTGCCATTACTGGCTCTCTACCGCTCTGATGCTCTCCCCAATCGCTGCCTGGATCGCCATTCGCGGCAGTCTGTCCCTGGAACCGCTGCTGCTGGGAGCGGTTGTCTTTTTCTGGGTCGGTGGATTTGACATCATCTACGCATGTCAGGATGTTCATTTCGATCAGGAAACCAGACTGTCCAGTATCCCCTCCCGCTGGGGGATCAGA is from Gimesia maris and encodes:
- a CDS encoding UbiA-like polyprenyltransferase; translation: MLARLRLLLELIRFSHTIFALPFALLSAVLAWRGQQVRWQELVGILLCMLFARSAAMAFNRLVDREIDAQNPRTQGRHLPAGLISVRTVTMFTILTSLAFIASTLLFLPNRWPLYLSIPVLLFLLGYSYAKRFTIFCHYWLSTALMLSPIAAWIAIRGSLSLEPLLLGAVVFFWVGGFDIIYACQDVHFDQETRLSSIPSRWGIRKALRFAMFSHFMTIVCLFSLWYVAALGIPFLIAVLAVAGLLVYEHLLVNPDDLGRVNLAFFHVNAVISIGLFFVGLIDVWLA